The genomic interval CGGGAAAAATGCGGTTTATCGCTTTATCAACCACAGCGGATACGCTTGGCGCTGCGTATGTAAACACAGTTTTAAATATGCCGCTGTTGTTAGCTTCTTCGCGTATTTACCTTGCTGGGTTTCAGACGCTCGATCTGTGAATGTTCTCGTACATATTGGCGCTTCCCATTTACCAAACGAAGAAAATAGCTTATGCTTGTCCATGAGATGATCCTTTTCAGTGGATTATGGACAGGGTCACCTACCATATGTATTGTAAAGAATTTTTTTATGTGCAAGTTTTGATTAAACAGAAAGTTGTGAATATTCAGACAACATTAATGCAATGCTATTGAACATGAATAATACTATTCTGTTAAAAGAGGAAAAAATGAAAAAAAATAATGCACTGGTTTTCGAAGGGCCGACGGAAACGCCTGATTTTCCGGTGCGGATCTCCTACAACGACTCCCGGAATGTGGTGAATGATTCGGACAGGCTTGTGTACTGTCATTACCATTCCGAATATGAATTAATCTATGTGACCGAGGGAAGTATCATGATGGAGATCGATACCAATCTCATCCATGTCCGTACGGGAGATGCTGTCATAATCAACGGAAACGAGATCCATAGCGGTTATTGCGTGAATCAGGAGAATTGCCAAATGTACGGAATCATCTTCAAACTGGATATGCTGAGCAGTCATGAGCAAGACGCCTGTCAAAGCAAGTATCTCGATCCCTTTCTTTGCGGACAGTATAAATTCCCCTCTTATATTCCAAACGAATCCGGCTGGCAAGCGAAGGTGATATCCGAAATGGTTAGCATCGTCGAGATGTACCGGCAACAGCCCTTCGGTTACGAATGGAAAATCAAATCCTGCTTATTCTCCATCGTAGCGGAAATCATTGCGAACAAAGCATTTCTAGCCCATAACGAGCAGGCAGTCATACCCAGTGCAAAGCTTGAACGGTTTCAAAAATCCATTGCGTACATACAGGAACATTATTATAGCCACATTTCGATAGAAGATCTTGCTGGAGTAGCGGGGATCAGCGTGGATCATTTTTATAAAATTTTCAAGCAGATATCGGGGGAAACCCCGGTGACGTACGTCAACCGACATCGGACGCGGATGGCCGCCAACCTGTTGAAGTATACCGATTTATCCGTTCTAGACATTGCCCTCCAGACCGGCTTCGATAATGTCAGCTATTTTATCAAGACCTTTAAGAAATACACAGGCTTCACGCCAAGTGCCTGGAGAAAAATGGATTGAATGGAAACAAAAGGAGCACGACTCGCGTAATTCTGCTTTATGAGTTCGGGGGGGGAACCATATCGCGCAAAAATCTAACAGTTCTTTAAGACATTACATGAATAGCAAGTGGCTGTACCGGCGGAAGTACCGTCGGTCTTTTTTTGTGCCAAAAAACAGAGAGGAAACTAGAATGACAGCAACGAAGGAGAAACAACTTGAGGTAATCGCGACGGGAAAAACGGCTTTTCAGATTGAGAAGGATAAACTTCTCGATGCACTATTGCTTTGCGCGAAAGTAGTTCAGAAAACATCGGCGATTCCGTTATTTTCCTGCATCAAATTCGATTTTAAGGGTGAAACGCTTTTCATCATCGCGATGGATATTACCCAAGCAGTGCTTCGTATGTTAAAACTCACCAACGACAACTTCGTATACCAGTACTTTTTTATTTTTATTTTTCCTATTTAACAGAATAATTTTATATATAAATGTTTTTATGCGAGATATTACAGTTAATTAACATTATCCTTATACTATGCAAACGGAAGGACTTATGTTCAAGAAGAAAAAAAGAATTAATTAATCGGGAGGTTTGAAGTAATGAGCTATTTGGATATGTATGTGGATAACCGGTTCGTAAAAGAAAATGTCTTTTTGCAGATGGCGGCAGAAAAGGAAGATCTGCCGATTTTCGAAGATGTGAAGGGGGATTTGCCGAGACCGTTTTGGGAAGGCTATGAAAATGCCATTTCTTGCTATTGGAAAGCATGGGAACTGGCTTTTAAAAACCTGAGAAAGCCGACGAGGAAGAACGGTTTCGTTACGAACTACATTGACACCGCCTTTAACGATTGTCTGTTCATGTGGGATTCCTGTTTTATCTTGCTCTTTGCAAGATATGGAAAGCATGCCTTTGATTTTCAAAAGACCCTGAACAACCTTTATGCCAAGCAGCACGGGGACGGTTTTATCTGCAGGGAGATCAACGAGGTAGACGGCAAGGACCGGTTTCACCGCTTTGACGTGGTCAGCACGGGACCGAACATACTACCTTTAACGGAGTGGGAATATTATTTGAATTACAAGGACAAGGAACGCTTGGAAAAGGTGTTTCCGGTATTGGCCGCTTATCACTTATGGCTGAAGGAATTCAGAACCTGGACTGATGGAAGCTATTGGTCATCTGGCTGGGGATGCGGCATGGACAACACCCCCCGATTGGAAAAGAAATACGATCATTCCTTTTCCCATGGGCACATGGTCTGGGTGGATGCCTGCTTGCAGCAGATTCTAAGCGCTAAATTGCTCGTGAAGATGAGCGACGTTATCGATAGAAGACAGGAAATGCGGGATTTCGAGGAGGAGATCGTTATACTTACGGATTTTGTGAACCGTAATCTGTGGGATCACGACAGTGCTTTTTACTACGATCTCTGGAAAAGCGGGGAGCTGAACCATGTCAAGACCATCGGGTCTTACTGGGCTTTGCTCGCCGATATCGTCCCGGAGGATCAAAAGGACAGGTTCATCTCCCATTTGGGCAACGAAAACGAGTTTAAACGTCCCCATCCGATTCCAACGCTTTCCGCCGATCATCCTGAGTACGAAGAGGACGGCGGCTACTGGAGAGGCGGAGTTTGGGCGCCGACCAACTACATGGTGCTGAAAGGCCTTCATGAAAACGGGTATGACGCCTTGGCTCATGAGATTGCCATGAAGCATTTGGACAATGTCTTGAAGGTTTATGAGAGCACAGAAACCCTCTGGGAAAACTATTCTCCGGAGAAAGCGACTCCCGGCAACCCGGCCAAGTCGGATTTCGTCGGATGGTCAGGGCTTTCGCCAATCGCTATCCTTTTCGAATATGTCTTTGGCCTGAAGCCGGATGTGCCCAGTGCTACCCTAGAATGGGATGTAAGGCTTCTCGATGCCCATGGCATCTCCAGATACCCCTTCGGAAACGACGGTCTCCTGGAGCTCCGCTGTGAGAAGCGAACGTCTTCGAAGGAGAAGCCGGTGATCACTGCGGTATCCAATATTCCCGTTACCCTTGTAATAAAATGGGAAAATGGGGAAGAAACCTTAAATCTGGAGTAAGAGTACCTCTATATAAACGCCGATCAATGTACATTTTTATTTGGTGTTCTGGGAGGGATTCGTTCATGAATCAAACTAAACGTGTCGCAGGCATCTTCAAACAGGTGACTATCCTACAAATTAGTACCATTAGATTTTAAAATTTTATCATTCCATCTAAATACTACACAATGATAAATTGAGATTGTAAAATATCTTATTAGTACGGGGGAGATTACATCAATGCAATCTAAGAAAATCAAGCGTTTGATCTTGTTCATGCTTCTCTTTTCATTAACGGCTATTCCGTTATACGGTTGTTCAAGTAATAATAGCGAGCAAGCTGCAGAGAAGTCTGAGTTTAAAGATGGGAAATTTAATCCACCTGTTACTATTAATTATGTTCGTGAAGTTGGCAATGAAATCAAGTTTCGTGATGGGGAAACGATTAACGATAATGTGCACACAAGATGGGCAAAAGATGAATTGGGTATTATAATTAATCATCCATGGACAACTCCTGGTGGATCCGACCAATTTTCCCAGAAGATTAGATTGTCACTTTCCGCGAATGAAGAGCTTCCTGATGTAATGATGGTTAATGGTACACTGTTAACGGATCTTGTTGATTCTGGCAAATTCCTGTCCATCGATGAAGCGATTGATCAGTTTGCATCAGATCGGCTAAAAGCGCTTTATAAACAATTTCCTGAATCGTTTTATTCAGCTATGAAAGATGGTAAAAGATACGGTCTTCCTGTATTCTCTGGCGGTAACGGTTCAGATCCCGTCATGTGGATCAGACAAGATTGGCTTGACAAGCTTCAGATGAAAGCACCAACGACATTGGCGGAGCTTGAGCAATTAATGGACGCCTTCGTGAATAAAGATCCCGATGGGAATAACAAGAAAGATACGGTTGCACTTGCTATCGGAAGTAGCATAGCATCTTGGATTGCTGATTCAAGCTTTCTCTGGGGCGCTTTAGGTTCTCATGGATTGCCATTCAGATGGTATGAGAATTCGGAAGGCAAATTGCAATATGGGTCCATTGTTCCGGAGACGAAGGCCGCTCTTGGCAAGTTAAAGGAATGGACGGATAAAGGCTATGTGGATAAAGATTTTATGATCAATGATTCAGGCAAAGCTGCTGAGAGGTTTACAGCCGGCAATGAAGGAATCATCTTCGGGCCAGCGTGGATGGTTGGTTGGCCGAATCCAGATGTCCTCAAGAATGTACCAAGTGCAGTATTAAAGCCATACCCAATAGTTTCAGGACCTAATGGTGAAATCGGACGTACGGGTGAAGGCTTAACCGTTGGATATTTTGTCTTCAACAAAAATTTCAAACATATGGATGCGTTCTTCCGTTATCTAGATGCGCTTTATGGTTTTCAGTATGGGGATGAGAAGTACTTCAAGAATGGTTGGTATGAAGGATATGACTTTGTTATTAAGCCGGACGGAAGCGTTAGCTATGATGATAAGGATATTCCTGGAGGTAAACTGGATCCTTCGAAGTATGCGTTGACGAGAAATGCTCCAGATATCCCATTCAAAGCCTACGATACAATGAAGAAATTGTCCGATGGACTTGAACCAATAACGGTTTTTGAGAAACAATTGGCAACCAGTGTTAACGTTGATAGGGAAGCAGCGACTATTACGACCGATCAGAATAAGTATCGGATCGCGGATATGTTCACGGGTAGCCCAACAACTACAATGAAGAGCAAGAAACAGTTTCTGGATAAGATGGAGCAGGAGGTAATCGCTAAAATTGTTTTGGGTAAATCCCCATTGGATGACTTCGATAAATTCGTAGAGGAATGGAAGTCCGGCGGTGGAGATGATATCACGAACGAAGTGAATGAATGGTACAAATCTATAAAAAAATAGTATGAAGGGTTTCAAGACCTAATCAGTATCAATCTGATTAGGTCTTTTACTCAGCTAATGTCAAGGATCAGAAGGCTGAAAGTAGGTTGATGGCATATGTTTTTCAAAAAGAAAAGCATTTATACGAAGACGTTATGGAGCATATCACTGTTGGTTACGCTGATTGTCCTCTTATATGCATATTCAAATTACATGAGCTTGACTGTGATCAAGCATGAAATAAAAACATCAAATTTGAATCGATTATCGTTCCTTCGTACTCAAATGGATACAATGATGAAGCAAATAGATCAGTCTGTGTCGATTATAAGTCGGGACTCGGTGGTCAACACCTTCTCTTTGATGGACGATTCTGATTTATATGAATTTCTAATAACCAATCAGGAAATACGCGAGCGATTATTAATAAATAAAGCTGCCAGCAATTGGAGTAATGACTTCACGCTATATTTTTCAAATAAACAAATTATTAGTACGATGAGATATGCCCATCAATACAATTTAAAGGATATAGAAAAGAATTTATCCTTTTCTTGGACCCCTTACCTATGGGAATACGGGCAAATGAAAGAAAAACGTTTTATAAAGCATTTTGTATTGCC from Paenibacillus sp. FSL K6-3182 carries:
- a CDS encoding AraC family transcriptional regulator — encoded protein: MKKNNALVFEGPTETPDFPVRISYNDSRNVVNDSDRLVYCHYHSEYELIYVTEGSIMMEIDTNLIHVRTGDAVIINGNEIHSGYCVNQENCQMYGIIFKLDMLSSHEQDACQSKYLDPFLCGQYKFPSYIPNESGWQAKVISEMVSIVEMYRQQPFGYEWKIKSCLFSIVAEIIANKAFLAHNEQAVIPSAKLERFQKSIAYIQEHYYSHISIEDLAGVAGISVDHFYKIFKQISGETPVTYVNRHRTRMAANLLKYTDLSVLDIALQTGFDNVSYFIKTFKKYTGFTPSAWRKMD
- a CDS encoding trehalase family glycosidase encodes the protein MSYLDMYVDNRFVKENVFLQMAAEKEDLPIFEDVKGDLPRPFWEGYENAISCYWKAWELAFKNLRKPTRKNGFVTNYIDTAFNDCLFMWDSCFILLFARYGKHAFDFQKTLNNLYAKQHGDGFICREINEVDGKDRFHRFDVVSTGPNILPLTEWEYYLNYKDKERLEKVFPVLAAYHLWLKEFRTWTDGSYWSSGWGCGMDNTPRLEKKYDHSFSHGHMVWVDACLQQILSAKLLVKMSDVIDRRQEMRDFEEEIVILTDFVNRNLWDHDSAFYYDLWKSGELNHVKTIGSYWALLADIVPEDQKDRFISHLGNENEFKRPHPIPTLSADHPEYEEDGGYWRGGVWAPTNYMVLKGLHENGYDALAHEIAMKHLDNVLKVYESTETLWENYSPEKATPGNPAKSDFVGWSGLSPIAILFEYVFGLKPDVPSATLEWDVRLLDAHGISRYPFGNDGLLELRCEKRTSSKEKPVITAVSNIPVTLVIKWENGEETLNLE
- a CDS encoding extracellular solute-binding protein; this encodes MQSKKIKRLILFMLLFSLTAIPLYGCSSNNSEQAAEKSEFKDGKFNPPVTINYVREVGNEIKFRDGETINDNVHTRWAKDELGIIINHPWTTPGGSDQFSQKIRLSLSANEELPDVMMVNGTLLTDLVDSGKFLSIDEAIDQFASDRLKALYKQFPESFYSAMKDGKRYGLPVFSGGNGSDPVMWIRQDWLDKLQMKAPTTLAELEQLMDAFVNKDPDGNNKKDTVALAIGSSIASWIADSSFLWGALGSHGLPFRWYENSEGKLQYGSIVPETKAALGKLKEWTDKGYVDKDFMINDSGKAAERFTAGNEGIIFGPAWMVGWPNPDVLKNVPSAVLKPYPIVSGPNGEIGRTGEGLTVGYFVFNKNFKHMDAFFRYLDALYGFQYGDEKYFKNGWYEGYDFVIKPDGSVSYDDKDIPGGKLDPSKYALTRNAPDIPFKAYDTMKKLSDGLEPITVFEKQLATSVNVDREAATITTDQNKYRIADMFTGSPTTTMKSKKQFLDKMEQEVIAKIVLGKSPLDDFDKFVEEWKSGGGDDITNEVNEWYKSIKK